In Phycisphaerae bacterium, the following are encoded in one genomic region:
- a CDS encoding uroporphyrinogen-III decarboxylase-like protein has translation MESTYRRIDDIGIRPAPEFSQLRKVLMREGRPDFVPFYELFVDRPIMEQLLGKPVADAAATVEFYHRAGYDYVPVWPTLRIQTGSLVDTTGDYPITDRESFQRYPWPEPETVGFDDFEAVASVLPAGMKMIGQTGGIFEMAESLCGYNNLCLLLADDRDLVHAIFERIGRIYEAMYAGMTMLPEVGSLVISDDLGFKTQTLISPADIRTFVFPWYQRLVDIVHGQNKPCILHSCGNLAAIMDELIDTIRIDAKHSYEDAILPVTEAAERYGDRIAILGGFDVDRLCRSSQTEIRKHVNLLMTRIGKTGRYALGSGNSIADYVPVDKYLTMLDEGWRWRV, from the coding sequence ATGGAGTCCACATACCGCCGCATCGACGATATCGGGATTCGTCCCGCACCGGAGTTTTCGCAGTTGCGCAAAGTTCTGATGAGGGAAGGCAGGCCGGATTTCGTGCCGTTTTACGAGTTGTTCGTGGACCGGCCGATCATGGAACAGTTGCTGGGCAAGCCGGTGGCCGACGCGGCGGCGACGGTGGAGTTTTATCACCGAGCGGGGTACGACTACGTTCCGGTCTGGCCGACGCTGAGGATCCAGACGGGGAGTCTGGTCGATACGACCGGGGATTACCCGATTACGGACCGGGAGAGTTTTCAGCGGTATCCGTGGCCCGAGCCGGAGACGGTGGGGTTCGACGATTTTGAGGCCGTCGCGTCCGTGCTGCCGGCGGGGATGAAGATGATCGGGCAGACGGGCGGGATTTTCGAGATGGCGGAGTCGCTGTGCGGGTATAACAATTTGTGCCTTCTGCTGGCGGACGACAGGGACCTGGTCCACGCGATATTCGAACGAATCGGGCGGATCTACGAGGCGATGTACGCGGGGATGACGATGCTTCCGGAGGTCGGATCGCTGGTGATCAGCGACGATCTGGGGTTTAAGACGCAGACGCTGATTTCGCCGGCGGACATTCGGACGTTTGTTTTTCCGTGGTATCAACGGCTGGTGGATATTGTTCACGGTCAGAACAAGCCGTGCATTCTGCATTCGTGCGGTAACCTGGCGGCCATCATGGACGAACTGATCGATACCATCCGGATCGACGCGAAGCATTCGTATGAGGACGCGATTTTACCGGTGACGGAGGCGGCGGAGCGGTATGGGGATCGGATCGCGATTCTTGGCGGATTCGACGTGGACCGTTTGTGCCGGAGTTCCCAGACTGAGATTCGCAAGCACGTGAATTTGCTGATGACGAGGATCGGCAAGACGGGCCGGTATGCACTGGGCTCGGGTAACAGTATCGCCGATTATGTGCCGGTGGACAAGTACTTGACGATGCTGGATGAAGGGTGGCGGTGGCGGGTATAG